A DNA window from Rhodococcus sp. Z13 contains the following coding sequences:
- a CDS encoding MarR family winged helix-turn-helix transcriptional regulator, translated as MISDTRALAGDLALAVVRLTRHLRGRRTDSRVSLTQISAMATLAQEGAMTPGALAARERVQPPSMTRVIASLHELGLVERTPHPTDGRQIIVSLSQAGHDLLADEAQAREVWLSERLEKLDDTSLATLREAVGILTALVAEDD; from the coding sequence ATGATCTCGGATACACGCGCACTTGCCGGCGACCTCGCGCTCGCCGTCGTGCGTCTGACGCGTCATTTGAGGGGGAGACGCACCGATTCCCGAGTTTCCCTGACTCAGATCTCGGCGATGGCCACCCTGGCCCAGGAGGGGGCGATGACCCCGGGTGCGCTCGCCGCGCGCGAGCGGGTGCAACCACCGTCGATGACCAGGGTCATCGCGTCTCTCCACGAACTCGGACTCGTCGAGCGCACGCCGCATCCCACCGACGGCAGGCAGATCATCGTCTCGCTGTCGCAGGCGGGACACGACCTGCTCGCCGACGAAGCCCAGGCTCGCGAGGTGTGGCTGAGCGAAAGGCTCGAGAAACTCGACGACACGTCGCTGGCCACGCTGCGCGAGGCCGTCGGCATCCTCACCGCGCTGGTCGCGGAAGACGACTGA
- a CDS encoding TrmH family RNA methyltransferase, with product MVHVIDIDDPSDPRVDDFRDLNSSDRRPDLPGGKGLVIAEGVFVVQRMLDSRFSPTALLGVGRRLEELAEDLRDVDVPFYRIDADTMAKVVGFHLNRGVLAAAHRPEPLEPGEILDKATTVAVLEGVNDHENIGSMFRNAAGLGVDGILFGKGCADPLYRRAVRVSMGHVLRVPFAHLDHWPQDLDILRSRGFQLISLTPNPSAIPLAEAMTGEKVALLLGAEGPGLTEATMQATDVRARIPMAPGTDSLNVATAAAMAFYERVRLPR from the coding sequence GTGGTTCACGTCATCGACATCGACGATCCGTCCGACCCCCGGGTCGACGACTTCCGGGATCTCAACTCCTCGGACCGTCGCCCCGACCTGCCCGGAGGCAAGGGACTGGTGATCGCCGAGGGCGTGTTCGTCGTCCAGCGCATGCTCGACTCCCGGTTCTCGCCGACGGCCCTGCTCGGTGTCGGCCGTCGTCTGGAGGAACTCGCCGAGGACCTGCGCGACGTGGACGTGCCGTTCTACCGCATCGATGCCGACACCATGGCGAAGGTGGTGGGTTTCCACCTCAACCGCGGGGTGCTCGCGGCCGCGCACCGGCCGGAGCCCCTCGAACCCGGGGAGATCCTTGACAAGGCGACCACCGTCGCGGTGCTCGAGGGCGTCAACGACCACGAGAACATCGGGTCGATGTTCCGGAACGCGGCCGGTCTCGGGGTCGACGGCATCCTGTTCGGGAAGGGCTGCGCCGACCCGCTCTACCGGCGGGCCGTGCGGGTGTCCATGGGGCACGTGCTGCGGGTGCCGTTCGCGCACCTCGACCACTGGCCGCAGGATCTGGACATCCTGCGGAGCCGGGGTTTCCAGCTGATCTCGCTGACCCCGAATCCGTCCGCGATCCCGCTGGCGGAGGCCATGACGGGGGAGAAGGTCGCGTTGCTGCTCGGCGCCGAGGGACCGGGTCTCACCGAGGCCACGATGCAGGCCACCGATGTGCGGGCCCGCATCCCCATGGCGCCGGGCACCGATTCGCTGAACGTCGCCACCGCGGCGGCGATGGCGTTCTACGAGCGGGTGCGGCTGCCTCGATGA
- a CDS encoding DUF2537 domain-containing protein, protein MRPASDSAPTPWATGLTLTAFSLAATVVAVVAFGQVLARIHPILAIAVNLVAAAGSVPTLWAWIRVPVLRWFAAGVAAGIPIGWLVLLVS, encoded by the coding sequence ATGAGACCCGCGTCCGATTCCGCTCCCACACCGTGGGCGACGGGGCTGACGCTGACAGCGTTCTCGCTCGCCGCCACCGTCGTGGCGGTCGTCGCGTTCGGTCAGGTGCTCGCCCGCATCCACCCGATCCTGGCGATCGCCGTCAACCTCGTGGCCGCCGCCGGCAGCGTCCCCACCCTGTGGGCGTGGATCCGGGTCCCGGTCCTGCGCTGGTTCGCGGCCGGGGTCGCCGCGGGGATCCCGATCGGCTGGCTCGTTCTGCTCGTGTCCTGA
- a CDS encoding DUF6928 family protein has translation MAAAVSTLWYVDSPVPAATLREFEPDRDAARALLTRLFPDRRADPLDCVPLTEAAGTLDGDEERICVGSYPGVTVVSSPRFALKQPSALPEMWLHTPAADRTLLLVSDPPGAWGAFAMWERGRLRRAFGANTVEFFEDRGLPFVWEGPYWGGEHPLRWPPNVTPPPASLPFHPRKLVEEAHAAWLGFRYVGRRDDEPDPAEFRVWRFALRAHDAPLPAPPVEPRPVSVTEPETVSEVTSVPEAGTAPEPRASWWRRLVRR, from the coding sequence ATGGCCGCGGCCGTGTCGACGCTGTGGTACGTCGACTCTCCCGTGCCCGCCGCGACCCTGCGCGAGTTCGAACCCGACCGTGACGCCGCCCGGGCGCTGCTGACGCGCCTGTTCCCGGATCGCCGCGCCGATCCACTGGACTGCGTACCGCTCACCGAGGCCGCCGGTACGCTCGACGGTGACGAGGAACGGATCTGCGTCGGGAGCTATCCCGGGGTGACGGTCGTGTCGAGTCCCCGTTTCGCGCTGAAGCAGCCGTCCGCCCTGCCGGAGATGTGGCTGCACACCCCCGCAGCGGACCGGACCCTCCTGCTGGTCTCGGATCCGCCCGGGGCGTGGGGGGCGTTCGCGATGTGGGAGCGCGGGCGCCTGCGCCGCGCCTTCGGGGCGAACACGGTGGAGTTCTTCGAGGACCGGGGGCTGCCGTTCGTCTGGGAGGGCCCGTACTGGGGTGGTGAGCATCCGCTTCGGTGGCCGCCGAACGTCACCCCGCCACCGGCGTCGCTGCCCTTCCATCCCCGCAAGCTCGTCGAGGAAGCCCACGCGGCGTGGCTGGGCTTCCGGTACGTCGGACGCCGCGACGACGAGCCGGACCCGGCGGAGTTCCGGGTGTGGCGCTTCGCATTGCGCGCCCACGACGCGCCGCTGCCCGCTCCCCCGGTCGAGCCCCGGCCCGTATCCGTTACCGAGCCGGAGACCGTGTCCGAAGTAACGTCCGTGCCCGAAGCCGGCACCGCGCCGGAGCCGCGCGCGTCCTGGTGGCGGCGCCTGGTGCGCCGATAG